CATGTCTCACTATGTGTCCATAACTTGACTGGAGGCTATTGGACCACACTGGACCTTTTTGACCCTGGGATTGTGTCacgggaggttggtggcaccttcatcagggagaatgggctcgtggtaacgactggagcggaatcggtggaatggtatcaaatacgtcaaacacatggtttccaggtgtttgatgccattccatttgctctgttccggccACTATTATGAGCCTTCTCCACTCAGCAGACACTACTGGATTGTTTACAGTAGTGTTGGACTGTGAGAGATTTGGTTTTAGAGCACACTGCTGTATTGACTGTGAGAGACTTGGTTTTAGAGCACACTGTTGTATTGACTGTGAGAGACTCGGTTTTAGAGCACACTGCTGTATTGACTGTGAGAGACTTGGTTTTAGAGCACACTGCTGTATTGACTGTGAGAGATTTGGTTTTAGAGGCACACTGCTGTATTGACTGTGAGAGACTTGGTTTTAGAGCACATGCTGTATTGactgtgagagacttgttttagaGCACACTGCTGTATTGACTGTAGAGAGACTTGTTTTTTAGAGCACACTGCTGTATTGactgtgagagacttgtttttagagcaCACTGCTGTATTGactgtgagagacttgtttttagagcaCACTGCTGTATTGACTGTGAGAGACTGGTTTTAGAGCACACTGCTGTATTGACTGTGAGAGACTTGGTTTTAGAGCACACTGTTGTATTGACTGTGAGAGACTTGGTTTTAGAGCACACTGCTGTATTGACTGAGAAGACTGTTTTTAGAGCACACTGCTGTATTGGACTGTGAGAGACTTGGTTTATATCACACTGCTGTATTGACTGTGAGAGACTGTTTTTTGAGCACACTGTGTGTATTGACTGTGAGAGACTTCGGTTTTAGAGCACACTGTTGTATTGACTGTGAGAGACTTGGTTTTAGAAGCACACTGCTGTATTGACTGTGCGAGACTTGTTTTAGAGCACACTGCTGTATTGACTGTGAGAGATTTGGTTTTAGAGCACACTGCTGTATTGACTGTGAGAGATTTGGTTTTAGAGCACACTGTTGTATTGACTGTGAGAGACTCGGTTTTAGAGCACACTGCTGTATTGACTGTGAGAGACTCGGTTTTAGAGCACACTGCTGTATTGACTGTGGGGCATCTCAGTTAGACTTCTGGTCTGAGGAGCAGTGCTCCCGCTCTTACAGGCTAGTTGTGAATATTAGAGGAGACAGGACAACCTAGTGTGTCATGCTGTTGTCTCATCCACCCCACTGAGCCACAGTAACTAAAATAGTCCGCTGACCAGCATAGAATACCGACTGTGATGCTTGAAATCATTTGTGGACTGGATGACGACAATACCACTCTACCACGCATTAggatgtcacgacttctgccgaagtcgatgcatTTCCTTGTTCGGacagtgttcggcggtcgacttcgccggtcttctagccatcgccgatccatttttcattttccatttgttttgtctcgttttcccacacacctggttctcatttccctcattatgtgttgtgtatttaaccctctgtttcccccatgtctttgtgtggtattctGTCAAGGTATGCGTGAAGGGCTgtaggaagtcaggcgcaggagagcagatatttGGTAGCAAAACGGAGCCTTTTATTTGGCGAACCAAAAGCACACGGCACAAACAAACACGAAATACAAATACGGGTTGAACATAACCAGCCTAACGTGCGCATACATGAAAACagataaacaataccacacaaagacatgggggaaacagagggttaaatacacaacacataatgagggaaatgagaaccaggtgtgtgggaaaacgagacaaaacaaatggaaaatgaaaaatggatcggcgatggctagaagaccggcgacgtcgaccgccgaacaccgcccgaacaaggagaggcatcgacttcggcagaagtcgtgacataggACTGTATTGTGTCTGTTTTCCCATATTTCTTTGTTATAGATATATACCAGATGGACACATAACTGTTTTTCCCTACTGAATGTCAGTTGAGCTGGAGTGACTGTGTTGGAGTCCTCAGTGTAGCCAATGATGCTCAACCGTCACTCAACTGTTGTCGACAGTGTCTAGTTGTGTCCTGGAACCCGCTAGCTGGGATGAGTGGTGTCAATGAGCAGGTTCATGTCAAGATCAACCACATGAGTCAAAGCCCCAAACCAGCGTCACCACTTCACCCCTTCAGAGGGGATACAGTGGCGCGGACAAACCAACAGGTGGCGCTATCCTGTTTAACCCTGCCTGCAGGAGCGCCGTGAACCGTAACCTGATCTTAGCAGAAACCTTGTTGATACGGGTTGTTTCTGCAACCGGCTGATGTTCATTGTTCCGTACGTGGACTACAGACTGGATTTGACTGAGCGGCATGTATCTATAGAATGGATATATTGGACTTAGTTTTACAGTATCTGCCAGCGCTACATGCTTAGTCTGTGTACAACAATGACAGCCACAGTTCTTTAGCTATCTAGTACGAAGATAACTGCACAATAAAGACATGACTTCATGTTCAGTGGGAGCGCTGGTCCACCATGCATCAGGGATTTAAATCCTCTTCAGCAGCTGTACATCCTTGAGCGTGTACGGTACAATATGACAAGCAACAGTTGAAGCCATCTGGTAAATAGGGAAGTTACTTCTTGACTGCTTCTCACATTCTAATATTGTTCTAGCTGCCAATTCAATGTCATCATTTTTAACATTAGTAGTGATTTTGGTGACACACTGGACCTTCAGAAAATCTGCACTGCTTCATGCATCACTTGCTCAGATTACCCAGTGGACAGTGTGATGGGGTGCACTGTAGCAGGGCAGGAGCTGGCACTCGAAATTCCACAGCAACAGATGGAGTATGAAGGTCACCCAAAATGTCCCACCAAGCTAATTAAAATCCCAccaagggagggaaggaagaagggCAGGGATAGAGAGATAGCTGTCTCGCTGCTGTGAAAGGCTATTTTGGGGGGAAACAAACAATGGAGGGAAATAGAAGCATATCCTTCTTAAGTTGCCAGCTCAGTGTTCCTTGTATAGTGACCCTTTTGTCATAAGCCTGTCAGCGTTCCGGTCTCTGAACACAGCTCAGCTCTGTCCACTGATGCcacttttctgtctgtctgtcattcgaCTGAAGAAAGGTTGGCCCTTATTTGCCTTGGTGCAGATTAATATTTGTAAAGGTTTCAATGGTGGCTGATGTTCCCCTCTTTAATTAACCTGAGGCTCTGTCTGTAATTGGGGCTGTGCATTGTGGCCTGCCGCTGCCCCGTGGTCCACAGACTAATTGGTCATTATAATGTAATGGCTGGATGGATTTGATTCCTTCCATCATTGGGACAATGGTTAATTGGAATGAGCACGAAGCCATCCGTCTCTTTTATATGCGTGTGGCTTTCCTGTCGTGAATAAAACCCTGTATTTAAATGGTATTTAGACAAAATTATGTATTGAGAACTCTACATTTTTAACCAATAATGAGTGTGATCATTGTCTGGGTACCTTACACAGGGATCATTGTGCCACTATTACACTGTGCATATGTCAAAAGCAGAATGGCTTGCAGATATTTGTTTGGGTCTTCCTGCGTGTTCTCCCGTGGATTGGTCTGATTGTCTTAGTTAGCTGTTGTGTCTCTTTGATTGTATACATCTGGCAGTGTGCTGAGTCAAATAAGTGTCCCCAGCTGCACAGAGAGCGTCTTtgggatggatgggtgggtgacATTCAGGGCCCCGTTCACTGAACCCAGCACCTGACTGTTCCTTTCACATGACTGACACCCTGACCATTACcatcctgacctctgacctcacagGGACTAGCAGACCTCAGCCTCCACCTCCAACCACCCACCCTCATGCCAGCTAGCCTCTTGTTGTAGTCTGACTCCATGTTGTCCATCCACAAGCTGAGTCACagtctgtgtccctgtctctgCCCCTGCGCCTCTATCTCCTGGCCCCACACCCTGGATGTCTGTGGCCCCAGGACCAGAAGAAGAACTACAGAGCAGTGCAGTCCTGTGAGGAGGGGACTGGGGGGGGCTATCTTGAGCCACTAGTGGCTATGGCTCAGAACGGAGGCAACATGCACAACGTACTGGGGCCTGCCTGCATCTTTCTACGCAAGGGCTTCGCTGAGAGCCGGCAGGCTGTACGTAAGtccagacacaaacagacacatgccCATAATGCATGCAGAGACACATTTACAGTATGTAGCTGCACCTGATAAAACAGTGTTCACAAAAGCTTACACACAATCATACAGACATTCTGTCTTTGTCTGCTTCTTTTTCACCCACGTTGACCAATacactccttatggactcaaagaAGAAGGTAACGACTCAAAATATTTGCAGTAACCTGCCAGTTGGTGTGAAGATAAGTGTATGCGTATGcgactgtgtgtgggtgtgtgtgtgtgtgatggcactCATTTCCATTTGTGTCACGCTGATAGATTGTAAGTCCTTGTGGTACACCTAGTATTAGCCTGACAGACTGCTATCCTGAGTACTAAAGTCTGTGTGGAGCAGCGGCAGATGTCTTCATCTGTCTCACTCTCACTGTGATCAGTGGAAAGGCCTTGTCGTTAAGGGAAGATGTGCACTGACCTCTCCTTGGTAGACTGGCACCGTCCATAGCCTGTCCTGACGATGTGCTCTGTTCTCGGGATGCAGGGGTGGATGCGGGGTCGAGCTACTTCAAAGGCTAGACTTTAAACTTGAGAGAGAACAAAAGGAACTCCTTCAGTCCTTGTTCCCCCACGACTCACCACCAACCTTCAAAGGTGGCATGTACCTCTCACCTCAGAGATAGGCTACTCAGACAAGCGTCAGACAAATTCTCTAGACTAAGTTGCATTTGGgtagcctgacgactcacactaaatACTTCCCCTGTTTTGTCGTTcactacatactttagtctgagactgctaACATTGGAGTCATTTGTCGTGACAAAGGGCACgaggggcgttgtacaaaacaaaaacatcaacgattggatcgtctctaaccaatcagagtatcaaagccaatgaggctttacccacgtgtgtccTGGCCCAATCCATCtttttctggaccaatcagacggctCCAAATGTGTTCGCATTCGGTGAAGGGTTGGGGAGCTACTCAGATCCAGACTTATTGCGGAGAAGAGACTAACGTCAGTGGGCGTCCAAATGCATAgcatttggccggagcaaggagtctgaGTAGCCAGGCAAGCATTTGGGTTCATCATTACATGATTTAACACAAGAAAGGGGTTGCACACATGACAAAGGTACTCTATgatatattatactgaacaaaaatataaacgcaacatgtaaagtattggtaccatgtttcatgagctgaaataaaagataccagacatgttccatacgcacaaaaagcgtatttctttcaaatttggtgcacaaatttgtttacatccctgttagtgagcacttctcctttaccaagataatccatatcCCTGACaattgtggcatatcaagaagctgattaaacagcattatcactaCATATGTGCatcttgtgctgtggacaataaaaggccactctaaaatgttcagttttgtccctcaacacaatgccacagatgtctcaagtcttgagggagtgtgcaattggcatgctgaccgcaggaatgtccaccagagctgttgccagagaattgaatgttcatttctctaccataagccgcctccaacgtcgtttcagagaatttggctgtacgcccaactggcctcacaaccgcagatcacgtttaaccacgccagcccaggacctccacaaccggcttcttcacctgcgggatcgtctgagaccagccacctggacagctgatgaaactgaggagtatttctgtctgtaataaagcccttttttggggaaaacaaattctgattggctgggcctggcttttCGGTGGGTCTATGCCctaccaggcccacccatggctgcgatCCTGCCTattcatatgaaatccatagacaaaggcctaatttatttatttcaattgactgatttcctcatatgaactgtaactcagtaaaattgttgaaattatcgcatgttgcgtttatatttttgttcattatactaTTGTTGAATTGATAATATCTGACAAGTTTAGTTTTGTAGCATCATGAGTCATCACCTGAAGAGTGTCACATGCTGGGTTCTAACCCTGTCTTGTAATTCTTTACAGGATAGAGAGCTGAGGCCGGAGGAAATGGATGGTAAGTATCGTTATACAGGAGCATACAGTTTAAATGACAAAAAGCCTTCATATTGCATGGCATTGCATGGTATTGCATGGTGTTGCATAGTCCAGATCGAGCTGTAGCAGTCCTCACTGGTTTAGATGCAGACAATCAAAGGGTCTGACCTTGGTAAACTTTTATTGTCATGTTGTGTGCCTTTAAGTGCCTTTCCATGAACTTTTCTGCCCAAAATCATCATTGAGCCTGCGGACTGTTCCAAGCTTACACAAGCTTACCTCTCACCCTCATGTTCATTATACCACTACACTCATTGTAGTAGTaacaataaactaacaatgaTTTTGATAATGTGGTTGAAATACCCAATTGATATTTCTCCATGTGTGCCTCTGTCTCACAGAGTTGCGTGAGGCTTTTAAAGAGTTTGACAAAGACCATGATGGCTTCATCGGCTGTAAAGACCTGGGCAACTGCATGAGGACCATGGGCTACATGCCTACAGAGATGGAGCTGATTGAACTGAGCCAGCAGATCAATATGAACTGTGAGTAACAtgctttgtggtgtgtgtgttgtgtgtgtgtgtgtgtgtgtgtgtagtgtgtgtgtgtggtgtgtgtgtgtgtgtgtgtgtgtgtgtgtgttgtgtgttgtgtgtgtgtgtgtgtgtgtggttgtgtgtgtgtgtgtgtgttgtgtgggtgtgtgtgtctgtgtgtaataaATAGGGAGAATGTCGTGaggctcttctttctctctctctcctctctctccctcttctgtcctttctcttcctctctccttctctctctcttttctctctctctcttctctctctctatctctctctctcctctctctctctctctctcttctttctctcctctctcctctgtctttcctctctctctctctgtctctctctctgtctctctctctgctctctctctgtctctctctgttcctctctctctctctcctctctctctcctctctctctctctcttctttcttctctctctgtctttctctttctttctctctctctctctctctctgtctgtctgtctgtctgtcgtctgtctgtctgtctgtctgtctgtcttgtctgtctgtctgttgtcttctgtcttctgtcgtctgtctgtctgtgttgtctttgtctgtctctctctctctctcttctctctctcaattcaattcaattcaattcattcaaggggcttattgcatgggaaacatgtgttaacattgcaaagaagtgagtagataatacacaaaagtgaaataacataCAAATTACAGTAaacttacacatacagaagtttcaaaacaagaaagacattacaatgtctatattaatatatatacgtgttgtaacatgtacaaatggttaaagcacacaagttaaataaataagctAAATATGGGTTTATTTACAATGGGTTTGTGCTcatgttgcccttttcttgtggcaacaggcacAAATCTCTTGCTGTGTGCACATGTgaattcacccagtagatatggagtttatcaaaatggattgttttcaaattctttttggatctgtgtaatctgagggaaatatgtctctctaatatggtcatacattggcggAGGGTTAGAGTgcactcagtttccacctcatttgtggcagtgagcacatagccctgtcttctcttgagagcatgTCTGCCTACGCGCCGTTTCTCAATAGCAGGCTATgctactgagtctgtacatagtcaaagctttccttatgtTTGGGTCagtacagtggtcaggtattctgcactgtgtactctctgttatgccaaatagcattctagtttgctctgttttttgtaattctttccaagtgtcaagtaattatcttttgttttctcatgatttggttggtctaattgtgctgttgtcggGCACTGtgggtgttttgtgtttgtgaacagagcctaggccagcttgcttagggactcttctccaggttcatctctctgtaggtgatggcttgttatggaaggtttgggatcgcttccttttaggtgttgtAAATTTAACGGTCTTTTTCGGATTTTgtattagtgggtatcggcctattctgctctgcatgcattatttgtgttctacgttgtacaccggaggatatttttgcagattcTGCATGCAGGTCTCATTTGTgttgtcttctctcctcttctcgtctcattctctctgtctctctgctctcttctctctcgtctctctctctctctctgtttctccttctctccatctctctctcgtcttgtttctctctctctctctctctctctctgtcttctcgtgtcttttctgtctttctctctctctccttctatctgtctctctctctctcctctgtctctcctctttctctgtcttctcatttcctctctctgttttctgtctctctctctctccacctctgtctctccctctctagcctTTTCCTTTAACTCTCTTTTATTatttcctctctatctcttctccatCCCCTAACACACACTCAAAGACTTGCGCTCACCATTACACACAGGCCTCTGAACATTCAAGGTCCAGTACCTCTGACGTAGATCCCTTTAACAATCATCCCCGAAAGGAACATAAAATCACATCCGTCCAATAAATACTCTGTGGGCTTTGGGAACATTGATGGGTGAATGTGACGCTGTAGATATGACAAATAGCATATGTCTTGCCAGCCTTGTTTTTCTGTCCTCTTTCAAGGTTGCATGTTTCTGTCATTGTGCAAATGTCCCTGTAGATGTATTCTGTAGAAATGAATGTTTCCTCTATCCTCTATATCACACAGTGGGAGGACATGTTGACTTTGAGGACTTTGTGGAGCTGATGGGGCCAAAACTTCTGGCTGAAACAGCAGATATGATTGGGGTCAAGGAGCTGAGGGACGCTTTTAAAGAGGTGAGAATAAGcgatggagagaaaggggggtgGTATGGAATGAGaaaagaataagagagagagtgatggaagtagagtgagagggaaaggaagaTAATTAAAATAGGAAGGTAATGAAAATAGGAAGGTAATGAAAATAGAAATGAGatgatagagaaagaaagaaccaAATCCAAAGGCGATGAAAGAAAGCTAGAAAGGTTTAAGCTAAAGGAAAGTTGATTCAATGAGGAGAAGCACTACTTACAAGGGGAACTCAATAGTAATTTGGGAGAGATGACGCTGTTTGGAAAGGGCAGAATACAATATTGCATGATTAACTAGTTCACTGTTAATTACTCGTTCAGTTTGACACCAATGGTGATGGCAAGATCAGCACATCAGAACTCAGAGAAGCAATGAAAAAACTTCTTGGTCAACAGGTAAGAAAAGTAGTCTTTCTCTTTGTGTGTTCCCTCACTCTTTCACTCAACTTGCCCACGCATCTGTCTGATCCTGTCACTGTAGCCTACATCGGAGTAGTGTTATTTCTCGGTTCTTTCCCTGTTCTGCTAGGTTGGTCACAGGGACCTAGAAGACATCCTGCGGGACATTGACCTGAATGGAGATGGTCACGTAGACTTTGAAGGTGAGCTGTCTAAGTGGGTTCTACGATACCTCCTTATAGGACGTTATTTGACCGGTATTATcgtcgttgttattttgttgtaaGAAACATCCCAGGGGGCAcgaactggttgaatcaacgttgtgtccacatcatttcaacaaaagTCAAACGTGGATTTGAAAAAGTCCTCAATGTTAAGGAATTCCTTGGAATGTTTGTCTCTTttccacccaacttttaacctaaatccaatgacatggttcaaattgttgttgatttcacgttgaattcacgttggttgaaaactcaatcaaatgtaaatccaaactagacgttgaactgacgtctgtttCCAGTGGGATTAAATTGCAGCACCTGACAAATCCCTCTCCACTGTTCTTATCCAACCAGCCCCTTTGGGATGGCTGATATTGCTCAACATGAGCTCCCTCATAATAACAAGTCTCCACAAGATGTTCTGGCTTGCTTTATTGAACATAAAGCAAGCTAGCAATCTGTGGAGACTATTCCCTTCGGACACTCTCACATACTCAAATACAGACACAGTGCAcaaacactctctgtctctctaccactcacacactctttctcaatcacacacacactctctccagcTTCACACTCAcattatctctcacacacacatacaagcacatacacatgcatagaCACGCTGCCTCAGTGccaatcctcacacacacacacacacattttgagtCAGGATACTCCAGCACCATGCTGAGAGTGAGGCGGGAGGATGAAGGGAGTCGGGCTGTCTGTCAGATTATCGTCACACCAAGGGATTATGTCACCACATAGATGACCAAGAGAACAAGGAAAgcatgctctttctctctctctctctctctctcattattttctctctctctctctcttctccatcccctAACACAGACTCGAAGACAGGCGGGACAAAAATAGCAATGTGCTGCTATTCTTCCTAGAGTCATTACCCACTAAATCCATCCATGTTTAGGATCCCCAGTGCTCATTTAGAAATAGAATTGTTGCTATGAAAATACATCTTTCATTTTATTGGCTGATAGAAGCACGTACAGTTCTTCAAAGAGCCATGATCTTCGGCCCCTACACTTGATCTAAATCATGTTCATTCTCTATCTCTGTTGTTTTATTCATCTTTCTCCTCACCCCTCAGAGTTTGTACGTATGATGTCTCGCTGAGTGACAGGTTAAGCACCTGTAGGCCATGTTTCTGACTGGCCCCTTTCCTggtaagagaggaagagaaggagaagagatgcCGGAGCCGTTACCAACGGACCACTTACCTCTGACTTCTGTACAACAGAAGGGGAAAGCAACATATCAACAACCGCCCTGCTACTGCCACATCCGAAGACGAGCACAGAAGCTGCCGGAACAACGTCAGTGATCATGATGCAGTATACTGCCGTCCTTAAGAGCACAACAGAACAACAGCCAGCCTCCCACAATTTTACACTGTACATTTCCGATATTAGAGAAAACATTTGTAGGTGTTTACAGGGGCTAAAGAGCAATGTGATGTTTGAGCTACTTACAATCATTACCATGGTTGGTCAAGGCTATGGGAAAGTAAATGAGACATATTGACATTTTTAGCATTTTCTCATGCCAGCGTCTCCCATAACCAACCTAAAGCACCATATTCCCCTCTGGGGCCTTTTACTCCTAAGCTAAACTTTTTAATGGCAATATTATTTCAATGTACCTACTGTCAAAATATGTATTGTTCATGTGTGCGtacgtgtatgtttgtgtgtacctCAATTCTCCCATATTGTACGATTCCATATGTCTTAAGCTACTGTAGAGTTAGTTTCAAACCCAT
This portion of the Salvelinus sp. IW2-2015 linkage group LG4q.1:29, ASM291031v2, whole genome shotgun sequence genome encodes:
- the LOC111961485 gene encoding calcium-binding protein 1 isoform X3 codes for the protein MHMQTHTQTHAHTPHRHTNTDTFRDAPHTERDFTMGNSVKSHFSKKDQKKNYRAVQSCEEGTGGGYLEPLVAMAQNGGNMHNVLGPACIFLRKGFAESRQADRELRPEEMDELREAFKEFDKDHDGFIGCKDLGNCMRTMGYMPTEMELIELSQQINMNLGGHVDFEDFVELMGPKLLAETADMIGVKELRDAFKEFDTNGDGKISTSELREAMKKLLGQQVGHRDLEDILRDIDLNGDGHVDFEEFVRMMSR
- the LOC111961485 gene encoding calcium-binding protein 2 isoform X4 → MHMQTHTQTHAHTPHRHTNTDTFRDAPHTERDFTMGNSVKSHFSKKDRELRPEEMDELREAFKEFDKDHDGFIGCKDLGNCMRTMGYMPTEMELIELSQQINMNLGGHVDFEDFVELMGPKLLAETADMIGVKELRDAFKEFDTNGDGKISTSELREAMKKLLGQQVGHRDLEDILRDIDLNGDGHVDFEEFVRMMSR